The following proteins are co-located in the Pedobacter sp. FW305-3-2-15-E-R2A2 genome:
- a CDS encoding MerR family transcriptional regulator: MPYKEREINKMYYTMGEVTEMFGVNASQIRFYEKEFDVLQPKKNKKGNRLFTPEDIENLKIIFHLVDDKGFTLKGAKEHLKNNTSEVKENQKIIASLEKLKDFLLKLNEEI; the protein is encoded by the coding sequence ATGCCTTACAAAGAACGGGAAATTAATAAAATGTATTATACGATGGGTGAGGTGACCGAAATGTTTGGCGTAAATGCATCACAGATCCGCTTTTACGAAAAGGAATTTGACGTTTTGCAACCTAAAAAAAACAAGAAGGGCAACCGTTTATTTACCCCTGAAGACATTGAAAACTTAAAAATCATTTTCCACCTTGTAGACGATAAGGGCTTTACCCTTAAAGGAGCTAAAGAGCATTTAAAGAACAATACTTCCGAAGTAAAAGAAAACCAAAAGATCATTGCTTCACTGGAGAAACTAAAAGATTTCTTGCTAAAGCTAAACGAGGAAATATAA
- the alaS gene encoding alanine--tRNA ligase — MTAKEIRQAYLKFFESKQHHIVPSAPIVVKNDPTLMFTNAGMNQFKDLFLGEAPIKYPRVTDTQRCLRVSGKHNDLEEVGIDTYHHTMFEMLGNWSFGDYFKKEAIAWSWELLTEVYKIPKDKLYVSIFEGDDKEGLPRDTEAYELWKQFVPEEKIILGNKKDNFWEMGDTGPCGPCSEIHVDCRSEEERKAVNGKDLVNADHPQVIEIWNNVFMQFNRLKDGSLQPLPAQHVDTGMGFERLVRVLQEKSSNYDTDVFQPLIQFIARHAGIAYGTDEKTDIAMRVMADHIRAISFVIADGQLPSNNKAGYVIRRILRRAVRYAYTFLNLKEPFLNQLVPVLAEQFKGVFDELVLQQDFVQKVVLEEEVSFLRTLATGIQRFENYTKKQGELLMSENAIELEKSFEDNWVYSILKDQMVISGEFAFELNDTYGFPIDLTELMAREQRWTVDMVEYNKALLLQKERSRAATAVDTGDWIVVNAELETDFVGYDDFEVETQIIKYRKVSAKGKEQYQIVLSKTPFYAESGGQVGDTGRLEDHSRLFFVEVTDTKKENGVIVHYTDTLPEDLDGLFWAVIDEDKRLLSQDNHTATHLLHAALKKVLGSHVNQKGSLVNPDYLRFDFSHFAKISDDDLAEVEHLVNQKIRENIPLKEQRDIPYDQAISSGVTALFGEKYGDFVRVITFDDHYSKELCGGTHVQATGQIGYFKIISESAVAAGVRRIEAITADKAEAFILDQNRELNELRALLKGNKDLKSAVAALLEENSKLKKEAEKAVGEQSANLKHEIVHHLKTINGVNLIATHVDLPNADAVKNLAFAVKDLVDDLFLVFTTLIEDKPGITVMLSENLIKDKGLNASNIVRELAKDIQGGGGGQPFYATAGGKNKEGLTSVLAKAADLIPAS, encoded by the coding sequence ATGACAGCTAAGGAAATCAGACAGGCATACTTAAAATTTTTTGAATCGAAACAACATCATATCGTTCCATCTGCACCAATTGTAGTGAAAAACGATCCTACGCTGATGTTCACTAATGCAGGAATGAATCAGTTTAAAGATTTGTTCCTTGGAGAAGCACCGATAAAATACCCACGGGTAACAGATACACAACGTTGTTTACGTGTTTCCGGTAAACACAATGACCTGGAAGAAGTAGGGATTGATACCTATCACCATACCATGTTCGAAATGTTGGGTAACTGGAGCTTTGGGGATTACTTCAAAAAAGAAGCCATCGCCTGGAGCTGGGAATTATTGACAGAAGTATACAAAATCCCTAAGGATAAACTATATGTTTCCATCTTTGAAGGAGACGACAAAGAAGGATTACCAAGAGATACCGAAGCGTATGAACTTTGGAAACAATTTGTTCCTGAAGAAAAGATCATTCTTGGAAACAAGAAAGACAACTTCTGGGAAATGGGAGATACTGGTCCCTGCGGACCGTGTTCAGAAATCCATGTAGATTGCAGGAGCGAAGAAGAACGTAAAGCCGTTAACGGAAAAGACCTGGTGAATGCAGATCACCCACAGGTGATCGAAATCTGGAACAATGTATTTATGCAGTTTAACCGTCTGAAAGATGGTTCACTACAACCCTTGCCTGCACAGCATGTGGATACAGGAATGGGATTTGAACGTCTGGTACGGGTGTTACAGGAGAAATCTTCTAACTACGATACCGATGTGTTTCAGCCATTGATCCAGTTTATTGCAAGGCATGCAGGAATTGCCTATGGTACAGACGAAAAAACCGATATCGCGATGCGCGTGATGGCCGATCATATCCGTGCGATTTCTTTTGTCATTGCAGACGGACAATTGCCCTCGAACAATAAAGCGGGTTATGTGATCCGTAGAATCCTCCGCCGTGCGGTAAGGTATGCTTATACCTTCCTGAACCTGAAAGAACCTTTCTTAAACCAGTTGGTACCAGTATTGGCGGAGCAGTTTAAAGGGGTATTTGATGAGTTGGTTTTACAACAGGACTTTGTACAAAAAGTAGTACTGGAGGAGGAAGTTTCCTTCCTGAGAACTTTGGCTACAGGTATTCAGCGCTTTGAAAATTACACGAAAAAACAAGGCGAATTGCTGATGTCAGAAAATGCCATCGAACTGGAGAAATCTTTTGAAGACAACTGGGTGTACAGCATCTTAAAAGACCAGATGGTAATTTCGGGAGAGTTTGCTTTTGAATTGAACGATACTTATGGTTTCCCAATAGATTTAACGGAATTGATGGCCAGAGAACAACGCTGGACTGTTGATATGGTGGAATACAATAAGGCATTGTTACTGCAGAAGGAAAGGTCAAGAGCGGCAACGGCTGTAGATACGGGCGACTGGATCGTGGTGAATGCCGAGCTCGAGACAGATTTCGTAGGCTACGATGATTTTGAAGTAGAAACACAAATTATAAAATACCGTAAAGTGAGTGCAAAAGGCAAGGAGCAATATCAGATTGTGCTGAGCAAAACGCCATTCTATGCGGAAAGTGGTGGTCAGGTAGGAGACACAGGGCGATTGGAAGACCATAGCCGTTTGTTCTTTGTAGAGGTTACAGATACCAAAAAAGAGAATGGCGTAATCGTTCATTATACCGATACGTTACCTGAAGATTTGGATGGTTTATTCTGGGCAGTGATAGACGAAGACAAACGCTTATTGTCGCAAGACAACCATACGGCAACACATTTACTTCATGCGGCGCTTAAAAAGGTGCTTGGAAGCCACGTGAATCAAAAAGGTTCCCTGGTTAATCCGGATTACCTGCGTTTCGATTTCTCACATTTTGCAAAGATCAGCGATGATGATTTAGCAGAGGTAGAGCATTTGGTGAATCAAAAAATCAGAGAGAATATCCCTTTGAAAGAACAAAGAGACATCCCTTACGATCAGGCGATCTCCAGTGGAGTAACGGCTTTATTTGGAGAGAAATATGGTGATTTTGTACGTGTCATCACTTTTGATGATCATTATTCAAAAGAGCTTTGTGGAGGTACACATGTTCAGGCAACCGGCCAGATCGGATATTTTAAAATCATCTCGGAAAGTGCTGTTGCAGCAGGGGTAAGACGTATTGAAGCGATTACGGCTGACAAGGCAGAAGCTTTCATTTTAGACCAGAACAGAGAACTGAATGAGCTAAGAGCATTGCTTAAGGGAAATAAAGATTTGAAATCAGCAGTTGCTGCATTGCTGGAAGAAAATTCCAAACTGAAGAAAGAGGCAGAAAAAGCAGTAGGGGAGCAATCTGCAAACCTAAAGCATGAAATTGTTCATCACCTTAAAACCATCAATGGGGTAAACCTGATTGCTACTCATGTGGACCTGCCAAATGCAGATGCAGTGAAGAATCTGGCTTTCGCAGTGAAAGACCTGGTAGATGACCTTTTCCTGGTGTTTACGACTTTGATCGAGGATAAACCGGGAATTACAGTGATGCTTTCAGAAAACCTGATCAAGGATAAAGGCTTAAATGCTTCGAATATCGTCAGAGAACTGGCTAAAGATATTCAGGGTGGTGGTGGCGGTCAGCCGTTTTATGCAACGGCTGGTGGTAAGAATAAGGAGGGTTTAACCTCCGTTCTGGCTAAAGCAGCGGATTTAATCCCGGCATCATAA
- a CDS encoding ChuX/HutX family heme-like substrate-binding protein, whose protein sequence is MITETNTLKQKYEAYKIENPKKRIREAAQELEVTEAELLMTGLGQQVVFLQPDFEKILESVTSLGYVMALTRNEYCVNERKGVYEDISFTPHAGLVLGADIDLRLFLRQWKHGFAVEEAGRKSLQFFDANGTALHKIYLTDRSNQEAYDQLVQNFRKEDQEAVAIEKAPEAAPQPELADAEIDVAGFQEAWNNMKDSHEFFMLLRKFKVTRTQALRLAPAGRAKETSMEGFRKAMTSCSEKQVPVMVFTGNAGCIQIHTGNITKLVDMGPWFNVLDPEFNLHLREDEVRSVWQVVKPSTDGDVNSIELFDKNGEMIVQFFGKRKPGIPELESWREVLKESL, encoded by the coding sequence ATGATTACAGAAACAAACACCCTGAAGCAAAAATATGAAGCCTATAAAATCGAAAATCCTAAAAAACGCATCAGAGAAGCCGCGCAGGAACTGGAAGTAACTGAGGCTGAATTACTGATGACCGGATTAGGTCAGCAGGTCGTTTTCTTACAACCTGATTTTGAGAAGATCCTTGAATCTGTAACCTCATTGGGTTATGTGATGGCCCTGACCCGCAACGAGTATTGCGTGAACGAAAGAAAAGGCGTTTATGAAGACATTTCCTTTACCCCCCATGCCGGGTTGGTACTTGGTGCAGACATTGACCTTCGCTTATTCCTTCGCCAATGGAAACATGGTTTTGCAGTGGAAGAAGCAGGACGTAAAAGTCTTCAGTTCTTTGATGCCAACGGTACCGCCCTGCATAAAATCTACCTGACCGACCGCAGTAACCAGGAGGCTTACGATCAGCTGGTTCAAAATTTCCGCAAAGAGGATCAGGAAGCAGTAGCGATAGAAAAAGCTCCTGAGGCAGCACCTCAACCGGAACTGGCAGATGCAGAGATTGATGTAGCCGGATTTCAGGAAGCCTGGAACAATATGAAGGACAGCCATGAGTTTTTCATGCTCCTGAGAAAGTTCAAAGTAACCAGAACCCAGGCCCTGCGTCTTGCTCCTGCAGGAAGGGCAAAGGAAACCAGTATGGAAGGTTTCAGAAAAGCCATGACCAGCTGTTCGGAAAAGCAGGTTCCAGTGATGGTTTTCACTGGAAATGCAGGTTGTATCCAGATCCATACCGGAAATATTACAAAATTAGTAGATATGGGACCCTGGTTTAATGTTTTAGATCCAGAATTTAATTTGCACCTTCGTGAAGATGAAGTTCGCAGCGTATGGCAGGTCGTAAAACCTTCTACTGACGGTGATGTAAATTCTATCGAATTGTTTGACAAAAACGGAGAAATGATTGTTCAATTTTTTGGTAAACGCAAGCCTGGAATCCCTGAATTGGAAAGCTGGCGTGAAGTCCTGAAAGAATCGCTTTAA
- a CDS encoding heme ABC transporter ATP-binding protein — protein sequence MLIADHISYETGKRMLVKDVSFSIRPGEMLVILGANGAGKSTLLRMLSGERKPSKGSLTLHDKEVSHYSSPELALKRAVLNQQNVVNMAFMAQEIVMMGRYPHYQNNPSPKDKEICEEVMKLTGTTHLSERSYLSLSGGEQQRVQLSRILVQIWDIPNALLLMDEPVSGLDLQYQQQTLAIAKALSKRGFMVISILHDINLAAQYADRILMLKNGRKWYDGTASEVLNTKNIYEVFEIDSDVFTNPKTLKPFFIPKNTTVNLSSLS from the coding sequence ATGTTAATAGCAGATCATATCAGTTACGAAACAGGAAAGCGCATGCTGGTAAAGGATGTTTCTTTCAGCATCCGCCCCGGCGAGATGCTCGTGATTTTGGGTGCAAACGGCGCGGGAAAATCGACTTTGCTGCGCATGTTGAGTGGAGAACGGAAACCTTCCAAAGGAAGCCTTACCCTGCACGATAAGGAAGTCAGCCATTATTCTTCTCCTGAACTTGCGCTAAAAAGGGCAGTACTCAATCAGCAAAACGTGGTCAATATGGCCTTTATGGCACAGGAAATTGTGATGATGGGCCGTTACCCTCATTACCAGAATAATCCTTCACCTAAAGACAAGGAAATCTGTGAAGAGGTGATGAAGCTTACCGGAACCACACACCTTTCTGAGCGTTCCTACCTGAGTTTATCCGGAGGAGAACAGCAAAGGGTACAGTTGTCCAGAATTTTGGTGCAGATCTGGGACATTCCCAATGCCTTGCTTTTAATGGATGAGCCCGTTTCAGGATTAGACCTGCAATACCAGCAACAAACTTTAGCTATTGCAAAAGCATTATCTAAACGAGGTTTTATGGTGATCAGCATTTTACACGACATCAACCTTGCCGCCCAGTATGCAGACCGGATTCTGATGCTTAAGAACGGCAGGAAATGGTATGATGGAACCGCCTCTGAAGTATTAAACACAAAAAATATTTATGAAGTATTTGAGATCGACTCTGATGTATTCACCAATCCGAAGACCCTCAAACCCTTTTTTATTCCTAAAAACACAACCGTTAATTTAAGTTCATTATCATAA
- a CDS encoding iron ABC transporter permease: MVIQKATLYVLLTVALFLAAAFSLGLGAVKIPVTDVMIILAKKIGFFSGSAVSIQHEGVLNIVRLPRVVLGILVGAALGISGAAIQGIFRNPLAEPGLIGISAGASLMAVIVIVLEMALFAGLSNLLGYYLLAFGAFAGAGIAAMLVYQISRTDGKSNVATMLLAGIAINSLAGALTGLITYMADDQQLRNITFWMLGSLAGATWETVLAITPFVLLPVLILPHMGKALNAFALGETQANQLGLRINRIKRNVVILSTMAVGAAVAVSGIIGFVGLLVPHTIRLLVGVDNKYVLPASALMGALMLTLADMLCRTIIAPIELPIGVITALLGTPLFLYILIKDKKKLTL, translated from the coding sequence ATGGTAATTCAGAAAGCAACGCTCTATGTGCTGCTGACTGTAGCCTTATTTTTAGCCGCGGCATTTTCACTCGGATTGGGTGCCGTAAAAATCCCGGTCACTGATGTCATGATCATCCTCGCGAAGAAGATCGGTTTCTTTTCCGGTTCAGCGGTTTCCATCCAACATGAAGGTGTTTTAAATATCGTCCGTCTGCCAAGAGTGGTCCTGGGTATTCTCGTAGGTGCCGCATTGGGCATCTCCGGAGCCGCAATACAAGGCATCTTCCGGAACCCTTTGGCAGAACCAGGATTGATTGGAATCTCTGCCGGCGCTTCGTTAATGGCGGTAATTGTGATTGTATTAGAGATGGCACTTTTTGCCGGACTGAGTAATCTTCTCGGTTATTACCTATTGGCTTTTGGCGCCTTTGCAGGTGCCGGAATTGCTGCAATGCTCGTTTATCAGATCTCCCGGACCGATGGAAAATCCAATGTGGCCACCATGCTGCTTGCCGGAATCGCCATCAATTCACTCGCTGGTGCATTGACAGGGTTGATCACTTACATGGCCGACGACCAGCAGCTGAGGAACATTACTTTCTGGATGCTGGGCAGCTTAGCCGGAGCTACCTGGGAAACCGTCCTTGCCATCACTCCTTTTGTACTCCTACCGGTATTGATCCTTCCTCATATGGGCAAAGCCCTGAATGCTTTTGCATTGGGAGAAACGCAGGCCAATCAGCTTGGGCTCCGCATTAACCGGATCAAAAGAAATGTCGTGATCTTGTCGACCATGGCTGTAGGTGCCGCTGTAGCCGTTTCCGGAATCATCGGATTTGTAGGTTTACTTGTTCCACATACGATCAGGCTACTGGTTGGCGTTGATAATAAATACGTATTGCCTGCATCTGCATTGATGGGCGCCTTAATGCTGACCCTGGCGGATATGCTTTGCAGAACGATCATTGCCCCGATTGAACTTCCTATCGGAGTGATTACGGCTTTATTAGGAACCCCACTCTTCTTATATATTTTAATTAAGGACAAGAAAAAACTGACCCTATAA
- a CDS encoding ABC transporter substrate-binding protein, translating to MIKTFHTFLLVILCYYSSSAIAPKRIITLSAALTETVDALGFGSQIVAVDVTSIYPAYVSKLPRVSQNRVLSAEGIISFSPDLVIAPEGDVSKAIEYQLKSAGIKLISIKQEYSVKGASKFIRFVAAALEVAQKGETLVKHMENNMIQSLDLVKKNPKHPKVLFVYARGTGVMMVAGKNTNMDAMITLAGGKNAAQGFSSYKPYTTEALVNANPDVILMFDFGYKSLGGINSILKMPGVSLTNAGKNKRVIQMDGELMVSFSVRLPQAIKELNSKW from the coding sequence ATGATCAAAACGTTCCATACCTTTCTATTGGTAATATTATGTTATTACAGTTCTTCGGCAATTGCGCCTAAACGGATTATCACTTTAAGCGCCGCACTAACAGAAACAGTAGATGCCTTAGGCTTTGGAAGTCAGATTGTAGCAGTAGATGTAACCAGTATTTACCCGGCCTATGTTTCTAAATTACCCAGAGTAAGTCAGAATCGCGTATTATCTGCAGAGGGCATCATCTCCTTTTCGCCAGACCTGGTCATTGCCCCAGAGGGCGATGTATCTAAAGCCATCGAATATCAGTTAAAATCCGCTGGAATAAAGCTGATCAGTATCAAACAGGAATATAGTGTAAAAGGTGCTTCAAAATTCATCAGATTCGTTGCAGCAGCACTGGAAGTCGCCCAAAAGGGGGAGACCTTGGTAAAACATATGGAAAATAATATGATACAGTCGCTGGATTTGGTAAAGAAAAACCCAAAACATCCTAAAGTATTGTTCGTCTATGCCCGTGGAACAGGTGTGATGATGGTTGCCGGAAAAAACACCAATATGGATGCGATGATTACCCTTGCAGGCGGAAAAAATGCTGCACAGGGCTTTTCGAGTTATAAACCTTATACCACAGAAGCTCTGGTCAATGCCAATCCTGATGTGATCCTGATGTTTGATTTCGGGTATAAAAGTCTTGGAGGCATCAATAGTATTTTAAAAATGCCCGGAGTTAGTTTAACCAATGCCGGAAAAAATAAAAGAGTGATCCAAATGGACGGAGAGTTGATGGTCAGCTTCTCTGTCAGACTTCCACAAGCCATCAAAGAACTCAACAGTAAATGGTAA
- a CDS encoding TonB-dependent receptor, whose translation MYNYISKKNCLLALLFFFTNAVMAKEIKGKLSGVVYDDANKPLAGITVALEPDMHRALTDKKGAFEIDRLYAGTYTLKISAIGFGTHTQEVVIEAGKKNTITIRLTRKNESLNEVSVTGVHGNPDNFIDMTRTAMPSTVITRKEIEQMGSRRLDEVLKEQTGLAIVNDIGSGNRAVGLQMQGFDSGYTMIMIDGQPMVGRNNGNFDLSRITVSNIERIEIIKGASSCLFGSEALAGVINIVTRKNITAPQGMAALRYGSFNMVDATLEGETPFAGKRGSAYLSANYYRTDGFNSNPYLKEGKTAPPFDSYTFQGRGRYLLGENSTLNFNGRYVNRHSVNEVSYGVKPTKDVMDEHDLNGSVSLNHHFNNGTKLKTQYYLTRYQTAQDITDLNTSRIMPGSRFEQYLHRAEVQAAHQLFANVELTGGTGAAYELLNHSAYRGRKSMSNYFAYGQADWKLNNELNVTAGARYDYHDKYGSKLNPSLGLQYRLLPNLTFRAAVGTGFKTPNFQQLYLVFTNVQTGYTVLGAEEFWRELQLLKEAGQIKSVFPVSKQVGTLKPERSVSYSAGFAYQPVSTLKLDVNVFYNDLKNFINSEQVAVKNNDQQIFSYMNIAKAYTAGTEIGLNWSATKSLTVSAGYQLLYAVDKGVVDSIKNGTGLYADVYDTRQNQLRTSTRKDYVGMSNRSRHMLNLKLAYAEEKTGISGSVRVSYRGKYGFMEANRANNFLDPYDTFVAGYFLFNAALQKTFYHKHLQLQLTGDNLMNYRDQLMPAQQGRAILLGLSWRFFKD comes from the coding sequence ATGTACAACTACATCTCTAAAAAGAATTGTTTATTGGCGCTGCTGTTTTTCTTTACCAATGCTGTGATGGCAAAGGAGATTAAAGGGAAATTGAGCGGAGTAGTTTATGACGATGCCAATAAGCCTCTTGCGGGAATTACAGTTGCTTTGGAGCCGGATATGCATCGTGCTTTGACCGATAAAAAAGGAGCATTTGAGATCGACCGACTATATGCGGGAACTTATACTTTGAAAATTTCTGCCATTGGATTTGGAACGCATACACAGGAAGTGGTGATTGAGGCAGGAAAAAAGAATACCATTACCATCAGGTTAACCCGAAAAAATGAATCTCTAAATGAGGTGAGTGTGACCGGTGTTCACGGAAATCCGGATAATTTCATCGACATGACCAGGACAGCCATGCCCAGCACCGTGATTACACGCAAGGAAATTGAGCAAATGGGGAGCCGGAGACTGGATGAAGTACTGAAAGAACAAACCGGTTTGGCGATTGTCAACGATATTGGTTCTGGAAACAGGGCGGTTGGCTTACAAATGCAGGGTTTTGACAGTGGCTATACCATGATCATGATCGACGGGCAACCCATGGTGGGCAGAAACAACGGAAATTTTGATTTGTCAAGGATTACCGTCTCCAATATTGAAAGAATAGAGATTATTAAAGGTGCTTCTTCCTGTTTGTTTGGCAGTGAAGCCCTGGCAGGGGTGATCAACATCGTGACCCGTAAAAATATTACAGCACCGCAAGGCATGGCAGCATTGCGTTACGGTAGTTTTAATATGGTAGATGCCACATTGGAGGGAGAAACTCCTTTTGCAGGTAAAAGAGGTTCTGCTTACTTGTCCGCCAATTATTACCGCACCGATGGATTCAATTCTAATCCTTATCTGAAAGAAGGAAAAACGGCACCTCCCTTTGATAGTTATACTTTTCAGGGCAGGGGGCGCTATCTTCTTGGCGAAAACAGTACCCTGAATTTCAATGGAAGGTATGTAAACCGACATTCGGTAAATGAAGTGTCTTATGGGGTAAAGCCAACTAAAGACGTAATGGATGAGCATGACCTCAATGGTTCGGTTTCCCTGAATCATCATTTTAACAATGGAACAAAGCTAAAAACACAATATTACCTGACCCGTTATCAGACTGCCCAGGACATTACAGACCTGAATACGAGTCGGATCATGCCAGGCAGCCGCTTTGAGCAATACCTGCACCGGGCAGAGGTTCAGGCCGCACATCAGCTGTTTGCAAATGTGGAACTCACCGGAGGAACGGGAGCTGCTTATGAACTTTTGAACCATTCTGCTTATCGCGGGAGAAAAAGCATGAGCAATTATTTCGCTTATGGACAGGCCGATTGGAAACTGAACAACGAACTGAACGTTACGGCAGGGGCCAGGTATGATTATCATGATAAATATGGCTCAAAATTAAATCCCAGCCTGGGCTTACAATATCGGCTTTTGCCCAACCTGACCTTTCGTGCTGCGGTAGGAACAGGGTTTAAAACACCGAATTTCCAGCAGCTGTACCTGGTGTTTACCAATGTGCAAACAGGATATACGGTATTGGGAGCAGAGGAATTCTGGAGAGAATTGCAGCTGTTAAAAGAAGCAGGACAGATCAAAAGTGTTTTCCCTGTTTCAAAACAGGTGGGCACGCTGAAACCTGAACGTTCGGTTTCCTATAGTGCTGGTTTTGCGTATCAGCCGGTGAGTACGCTGAAGCTCGATGTCAATGTGTTCTATAACGATTTGAAGAATTTCATCAACTCTGAGCAGGTGGCGGTTAAAAATAACGATCAGCAGATTTTCTCTTATATGAACATCGCTAAAGCCTATACGGCGGGAACGGAGATCGGATTGAACTGGTCGGCCACAAAATCGCTGACAGTTTCTGCGGGTTACCAGTTGTTGTATGCGGTAGATAAAGGGGTGGTGGATTCTATAAAAAATGGAACAGGGTTATATGCTGATGTTTACGATACGCGCCAGAATCAATTGAGAACTTCCACCAGAAAGGATTATGTGGGCATGAGCAATCGTTCCAGACATATGCTAAACCTGAAGTTGGCTTATGCGGAAGAAAAAACGGGAATCTCAGGCTCAGTTAGGGTCAGCTACAGAGGGAAGTACGGATTTATGGAAGCCAACAGAGCAAATAACTTTCTAGACCCTTATGATACGTTTGTGGCAGGTTATTTTCTTTTTAACGCGGCCTTGCAGAAGACTTTTTATCATAAACATTTACAGTTACAACTGACCGGAGATAACCTGATGAATTATCGGGACCAGCTCATGCCTGCCCAACAGGGCCGTGCTATTTTGCTGGGACTGAGCTGGAGATTTTTTAAAGATTAA
- a CDS encoding HmuY family protein, whose amino-acid sequence MTIKSVVLLSLVVLCFGSCTKDEVKPALEDGKSTVIQDLAGDLGASMAEGIDGKVKRPFEDWYFNLRTKEQLKDTVKHAKTMNWDIGFTGIYNSMIVINNGSNPKSPGYGGQGKGLIIALEKNYAEVTEAPSLEEMKTKNLSFVGWDAYPQPDNRGWYFYDMRTHISVPVKGRTFVLLTADGKFAKLEMKNIYKGNPASVSDLHWPAPYFTFRYFIQEDGSRNLKTN is encoded by the coding sequence ATGACTATAAAATCAGTAGTGTTATTGAGCCTCGTGGTATTGTGCTTTGGCTCCTGTACTAAAGACGAAGTAAAACCAGCGTTGGAAGATGGAAAAAGTACGGTCATTCAAGACCTTGCCGGCGATCTTGGTGCTTCCATGGCAGAAGGAATAGATGGCAAAGTAAAACGCCCTTTCGAGGACTGGTACTTTAACCTCAGAACGAAGGAACAGTTGAAAGATACGGTGAAACATGCGAAGACCATGAATTGGGATATCGGGTTTACCGGGATCTACAATTCTATGATCGTGATCAACAATGGCAGCAATCCGAAAAGTCCGGGGTATGGCGGACAGGGAAAAGGGTTGATCATCGCGCTGGAGAAAAACTATGCTGAAGTGACTGAAGCACCCAGCCTGGAAGAGATGAAAACTAAAAACCTGTCTTTTGTGGGCTGGGATGCCTATCCGCAACCCGACAACAGGGGTTGGTATTTCTACGACATGAGAACCCATATTTCAGTGCCTGTTAAGGGACGGACCTTTGTCTTGCTTACCGCGGATGGCAAGTTTGCCAAGCTGGAAATGAAAAATATCTACAAAGGAAATCCGGCAAGTGTGAGTGACTTACATTGGCCTGCACCTTATTTCACCTTCCGCTATTTTATTCAGGAAGACGGAAGCAGAAACCTAAAGACCAATTAA
- a CDS encoding HmuY family protein, which yields MKNSRLKIWALIFSCAFGLLSCSKNETPAEPEKVLPALNPVTVTVSGEYTVNNLPGDLTAKMEGQGMEGTGNFKPVYYSLEDGRVVPAEYANTDKWDLAFSGIYNSSVWANDGTVKFENGNAGPGFGSPGRGGLYLVVDKSIDAKYYDEAKHQPRQVPIDKALLDEAYQNVKTVPVADDQLLSRGFLTLDYFLGSGSGYAFYDFYGAMFPGDKTRAHIVYNLPRAIIVKTAKGNYAKVILYSFYKGSPLSPTLASEAPYLTFKYTILKDGSKDFTKTSK from the coding sequence ATGAAGAACTCTCGATTAAAAATATGGGCCCTGATTTTCAGTTGCGCTTTCGGATTGCTGTCCTGCTCAAAAAACGAAACACCCGCTGAGCCGGAAAAGGTGCTGCCAGCATTAAACCCGGTAACGGTTACGGTAAGCGGAGAATATACGGTAAACAATCTTCCGGGTGATCTCACAGCTAAGATGGAAGGTCAGGGCATGGAAGGAACCGGAAATTTTAAACCTGTTTATTATAGCCTGGAAGACGGTAGGGTAGTCCCGGCCGAATATGCAAATACCGACAAATGGGACCTGGCTTTTAGCGGCATTTACAACAGCAGCGTCTGGGCAAACGACGGTACGGTGAAGTTTGAAAATGGCAATGCCGGGCCAGGATTTGGCAGCCCGGGACGTGGAGGCCTGTACCTGGTGGTGGATAAATCCATTGACGCAAAGTATTATGATGAGGCCAAACACCAGCCCCGTCAGGTTCCAATTGACAAGGCGTTGCTGGATGAGGCTTATCAGAACGTGAAGACTGTTCCTGTTGCGGATGACCAGTTGCTTTCCAGAGGCTTCCTGACATTGGATTATTTTCTGGGCAGCGGATCCGGTTATGCTTTTTACGATTTCTATGGGGCGATGTTTCCGGGAGATAAAACCAGGGCACATATTGTCTATAACCTGCCAAGGGCGATCATCGTAAAGACCGCCAAAGGAAATTATGCGAAAGTGATCCTGTATAGCTTTTATAAAGGAAGCCCGCTGAGCCCTACACTGGCTTCGGAAGCACCATACCTGACCTTTAAATACACGATCCTGAAAGATGGTTCCAAAGATTTTACTAAAACAAGCAAATAA